A window from Pseudooceanicola algae encodes these proteins:
- a CDS encoding carbohydrate-binding protein — translation MPLTLSILDKTGVERARAEGPSEVVLVADLDYAPGDTILLTGAQPGSHLMLALDQGMAPALVYFVGPELRYPVPFGDDRIPYPPGLFRDARHRLWVREARAAEVGQRRNLALNPWDAASVSGVFPHGTANVETRGEAVFAARNALDGEAANHDHGVWPFTSWGINQDPEAALTLDFGREVVLDEIGLRLRADFPHDAWWQAASLVFSDGSEVTLDLKKTAETQYFALPPHKVTWLRLERLIKADDPSPFPALTQIEAWGV, via the coding sequence ATGCCCCTTACCCTGTCCATCCTCGACAAGACCGGCGTCGAACGCGCCCGCGCCGAAGGCCCGAGCGAGGTCGTTCTTGTCGCCGACCTCGACTATGCGCCCGGTGACACCATCCTGCTGACCGGCGCGCAGCCCGGCAGCCACCTGATGCTGGCCCTCGATCAGGGCATGGCGCCCGCGCTGGTCTATTTTGTCGGGCCAGAGCTGCGCTATCCGGTGCCCTTCGGGGATGATCGCATCCCCTACCCGCCCGGCCTGTTCAGGGATGCGCGCCACCGCCTCTGGGTGCGCGAAGCCCGCGCGGCCGAGGTCGGCCAGCGGCGAAACCTGGCACTGAACCCCTGGGATGCGGCCAGTGTCAGCGGTGTCTTCCCCCATGGCACCGCCAATGTGGAAACCCGCGGCGAAGCAGTCTTTGCGGCGCGCAATGCGCTGGACGGAGAGGCCGCCAATCACGACCATGGCGTCTGGCCCTTTACCAGCTGGGGCATCAATCAGGATCCGGAGGCCGCCCTGACACTGGACTTCGGGCGTGAGGTGGTTCTGGACGAAATCGGCCTGCGCCTGCGTGCCGATTTCCCCCATGACGCCTGGTGGCAGGCCGCCAGCCTGGTGTTTTCCGACGGCAGCGAGGTCACGCTGGACCTGAAGAAGACCGCCGAGACACAGTATTTCGCCCTCCCGCCGCACAAGGTTACCTGGCTGCGGCTCGAACGGCTGATAAAGGCCGATGATCCCTCGCCCTTCCCCGCCCTGACCCAGATCGAAGCCTGGGGCGTCTGA